A region from the uncultured Sunxiuqinia sp. genome encodes:
- a CDS encoding porin family protein, whose translation MKYLYTIFLISLLPILSFGQSEYFSTDSISSYGIKLVDGGDLINSQFCQVKKGNKTIQYTPYEVKEFGFKDGRVYISKEIQIADTSKRVFLERLHKGNTTLYYYKGKAIKTFFIQKDSTLFVEIPKQATDEDYSKQLLNLTNDCSNVSDACKLVNYNKRSLSKLISRYNQCELKPFPHFKYGLITGYEFLRLIPSDVQNDNLEYFDYTYDGGFTIGLFLENPILVSDFSLHAELLLSKHGYSYNKLVDNKDLDFVANFTSLNVPLLLKYAYPSNKIRPFINIGINGTYLIKNETLLYETIINETVIKINDTEVTSMLSDFQLGYVIGGGFEYRLNYKNSLLFELRYSNQYSQGSSEFIGNSTLSVLTGISF comes from the coding sequence TAAAACTTGTTGATGGTGGAGACTTGATAAATTCACAATTCTGTCAAGTAAAAAAAGGTAACAAAACAATTCAATACACACCATACGAGGTTAAGGAATTTGGATTTAAAGATGGACGAGTTTATATATCAAAAGAAATTCAAATAGCCGATACATCAAAAAGAGTCTTTTTGGAACGGCTACATAAAGGAAACACTACATTATACTATTACAAGGGAAAGGCTATAAAGACATTTTTTATTCAGAAAGACAGTACCTTATTTGTTGAAATCCCTAAACAAGCTACAGATGAAGATTATTCTAAACAACTATTAAATTTGACAAACGATTGCTCAAATGTTTCAGATGCGTGCAAACTTGTTAACTATAATAAAAGGTCATTATCCAAACTAATTTCAAGGTATAATCAATGTGAATTAAAACCGTTTCCTCATTTTAAATATGGACTTATAACTGGTTATGAGTTTTTACGACTAATCCCTTCAGATGTACAAAATGATAATTTGGAATATTTTGATTATACATATGATGGAGGTTTTACAATAGGTTTATTTTTAGAAAATCCAATTCTTGTAAGTGATTTTTCGTTACATGCTGAATTGTTATTATCCAAACATGGTTATTCGTACAACAAATTAGTTGATAATAAAGACTTAGACTTTGTTGCAAATTTCACCTCTTTAAATGTTCCCCTTCTACTGAAATATGCATATCCTTCAAATAAAATTCGACCATTTATTAATATTGGTATTAATGGTACATATTTAATTAAAAATGAAACTCTTCTGTATGAAACAATCATCAATGAAACTGTAATAAAAATAAATGATACTGAAGTCACATCCATGCTTAGTGATTTTCAACTAGGATATGTAATAGGAGGTGGATTTGAATATAGACTTAATTATAAAAATTCACTGTTATTTGAATTAAGATATAGTAATCAATATAGTCAAGGAAGTTCCGAATTTATTGGCAATTCTACTTTAAGTGTGTTAACAGGCATAAGTTTCTAA